Proteins encoded by one window of Cyanobium sp. NS01:
- a CDS encoding TldD/PmbA family protein produces the protein MTTLNATTLQQRLAELAQRHGISQWDLGASCSTDTSVQVDRGEAKQMKGAQRSAITIRVWNGDGLVGVTSTSDLSDGGLDKALAGAQAASAFGNAADTPAFSPLATAPLATLEQPRHAPKPILELLGTLKQAEHQLLERHPAIATVPYNGLAQRSSERLYLNSDGACRQQQLTTASLYLYARAEEAGRKPRSAGAMRLAYGAGALDIDGCVQEAAERTISHLDYGPIATGRYTCVFSPEAFLDLIGAFSSLFNARAVLDGVSLSNRDSLGQALAVPFLSIHDNGLHPGNIGAAAFDGEGTPTRRLALVEGGVLQNFLHSEATARAFGAQPTGHAGMGAKVSVGPDWFEIGATPGSGGGAQGLDRLAADTPLVWIDSLSALHAGVKASQGSFSLPFDGWLLQGGERRSIEAATVAGDIRELLQAVVGFEGEAKLTPDGLCPLVWVDGLSVTGEA, from the coding sequence ATGACCACCCTCAACGCCACGACGCTGCAGCAGCGTCTCGCCGAACTGGCCCAGCGTCACGGCATCAGCCAGTGGGATCTGGGGGCCTCCTGCAGCACCGACACCTCTGTGCAGGTGGACCGGGGCGAGGCCAAGCAGATGAAGGGTGCCCAGCGCAGCGCCATCACCATCCGCGTCTGGAACGGCGATGGCCTGGTGGGAGTCACCAGCACCTCCGACCTCTCCGATGGTGGCCTCGACAAGGCGCTGGCCGGCGCCCAGGCGGCCAGCGCCTTCGGCAACGCCGCCGACACACCCGCCTTCTCCCCCCTGGCCACTGCCCCGCTGGCCACGCTGGAGCAGCCCAGGCACGCTCCCAAGCCGATCCTTGAGCTGCTCGGCACGCTCAAGCAGGCCGAGCACCAACTGCTGGAGCGGCATCCCGCCATTGCCACCGTCCCCTACAACGGCCTGGCCCAGCGCAGCAGTGAGCGCCTCTACCTCAACAGCGATGGCGCCTGCCGCCAGCAGCAGCTCACCACCGCCAGCCTCTACCTCTATGCCCGCGCCGAGGAAGCGGGCCGCAAACCCCGCAGTGCCGGCGCCATGCGCCTGGCCTATGGCGCCGGCGCGCTGGACATCGACGGCTGTGTGCAGGAGGCCGCCGAACGCACCATCAGCCACCTGGACTACGGGCCGATCGCCACGGGGCGCTACACCTGCGTGTTCAGTCCAGAGGCCTTTCTGGATCTGATCGGCGCCTTCAGCAGCCTGTTCAACGCCCGCGCCGTGCTGGATGGCGTCAGCCTCAGCAACCGCGACTCCCTCGGCCAGGCTCTGGCCGTGCCCTTCCTCTCGATCCACGACAACGGCCTCCACCCCGGCAACATCGGCGCCGCCGCCTTCGATGGCGAGGGCACCCCGACCCGGCGGCTGGCCCTGGTGGAGGGCGGGGTGCTGCAGAACTTCCTGCACTCGGAAGCCACCGCCCGGGCCTTCGGCGCTCAACCCACCGGCCACGCCGGCATGGGCGCCAAGGTGTCGGTGGGGCCCGACTGGTTCGAAATCGGCGCCACTCCAGGCAGCGGCGGCGGCGCCCAGGGGCTGGATCGCCTGGCGGCCGACACGCCGTTGGTGTGGATCGATTCGCTCTCCGCTCTTCACGCCGGCGTCAAGGCCAGCCAGGGTTCCTTCTCCCTGCCCTTCGACGGCTGGCTGCTCCAGGGCGGCGAGCGGCGCTCGATCGAGGCGGCCACCGTGGCGGGAGACATCCGCGAGCTGCTGCAGGCGGTGGTGGGATTCGAAGGCGAAGCCAAGCTGACCCCTGATGGCCTCTGTCCCCTGGTGTGGGTGGACGGCCTCTCGGTGACCGGCGAAGCCTGA
- a CDS encoding DUF475 domain-containing protein: MEAESIQSLTPLLQEVDRWHEILLVLPLLVALEAVLSADNAVALAAISRRLHDRSRQETALNLGLLLALVFRVGLILAARWVLDFWPLQLAASSYLLWLCGRHLVQLAAGAPQVQELTEAEAPGAVTASMASVVATLAVTDLAFSVDSVAAAVAVTDRLPLVIAGGVIGVIALRLTAELFIRWIELFRHLETAGYLAVGLVGLRLLLRLASPQLELPEWALLSLVAALFVWGFSVRRSPGPQCAEELPAVEQPVEQAVEPAAPLS, translated from the coding sequence ATGGAAGCCGAGTCGATTCAATCCCTGACCCCGCTGCTGCAGGAGGTCGACCGCTGGCATGAAATCCTGCTCGTGCTGCCCCTGCTGGTGGCGCTGGAGGCGGTGCTGTCCGCCGACAATGCCGTTGCCCTGGCGGCCATCTCCCGCCGTCTCCACGACCGTTCCCGCCAGGAGACGGCCCTCAACCTGGGCCTGTTGCTGGCCCTGGTGTTCCGGGTGGGTCTGATCCTGGCCGCCCGCTGGGTGCTGGACTTCTGGCCCCTGCAACTGGCCGCTTCGAGCTATCTGCTCTGGCTGTGTGGCCGCCATCTGGTCCAGCTGGCCGCCGGCGCCCCGCAGGTCCAGGAGCTGACGGAAGCCGAGGCCCCTGGGGCCGTCACCGCCAGCATGGCCAGCGTCGTGGCCACCCTGGCGGTGACGGACCTGGCCTTCTCGGTGGACAGCGTGGCCGCCGCCGTGGCGGTGACCGATCGTCTCCCCCTGGTGATCGCCGGTGGCGTGATCGGCGTGATTGCCCTGCGGCTCACGGCTGAGCTGTTCATCCGCTGGATCGAGCTGTTCCGTCACCTGGAAACCGCCGGCTATCTGGCCGTGGGTCTGGTGGGTCTGCGGCTGCTGCTGCGCCTCGCCAGCCCTCAGCTGGAGCTGCCGGAGTGGGCCTTGCTGTCTCTCGTGGCCGCCCTGTTCGTCTGGGGCTTCTCCGTGCGCCGCAGCCCTGGGCCGCAGTGCGCTGAAGAGCTGCCGGCGGTGGAACAACCGGTGGAACAAGCGGTGGAGCCAGCGGCTCCCCTGAGCTGA
- a CDS encoding DUF6464 family protein codes for MQVEVRLIGSDRLLDTYEVEHQGQIPQPGRWLNLGDQSVLVLQRRHRYRLSNGRYALGSVALQVKLEAQPADARPWGHGWVIGDPDCRYNARSPLLRCAVLPEGPCERCSHFEPLR; via the coding sequence ATGCAGGTGGAGGTGCGACTGATCGGCAGCGACCGGCTGCTCGACACCTACGAGGTGGAGCACCAGGGACAGATTCCGCAACCGGGCCGCTGGCTGAACCTGGGTGACCAGAGCGTTCTGGTGCTGCAGCGCCGCCATCGCTACCGCCTCAGTAATGGCCGCTACGCGCTGGGCAGCGTGGCTCTGCAGGTGAAGCTGGAAGCCCAGCCCGCCGATGCCAGGCCCTGGGGCCACGGCTGGGTGATCGGCGACCCCGACTGCCGCTACAACGCCCGCAGCCCCCTGCTGCGCTGCGCGGTGCTGCCGGAGGGGCCCTGTGAGCGCTGCAGCCACTTCGAGCCGCTGCGCTGA
- a CDS encoding DEAD/DEAH box helicase, translated as MAEKGYTTPSPIQLQCIPAVLAGHDVMAAAQTGTGKTAGFTLPMLERLRHGPHARGSVVRALVLTPTRELAAQVAENVAAYGRYLDLRSDVVFGGVKANPQINRLRAGADILVATPGRLLDLQQQRALRLDRVEVLVLDEADRMLDMGFIRDIQKLIALMPPKRQNLLFSATFSPSIRKLAQGLLHQPVQLQATPENQAAPTVEHLLHPCDMARKPELLTHLIASNGWQQVLVFSRTKHGANRMADRLSQAGMAAAAIHGNKSQGARTRALAGFKSGSVRVLVATDLAARGIDIHQLPHVVNLDLPNQAEDYVHRIGRTGRAGHPGQAISLVAAEERELLAAIEGLLGSRLPRQPVAGFEPTVLNAPPLDLSGGRGGRRGAGGGGSRGRGGGRGGAGGRSSR; from the coding sequence GTGGCCGAGAAGGGCTACACCACCCCCTCGCCGATCCAGCTGCAGTGCATCCCCGCCGTGCTGGCCGGCCACGACGTGATGGCGGCCGCCCAGACGGGCACCGGCAAGACGGCGGGCTTCACCCTGCCGATGCTGGAGCGCCTGCGCCATGGCCCCCATGCCCGCGGCAGCGTGGTGAGGGCCCTGGTGCTCACCCCCACCCGGGAGCTGGCCGCCCAGGTGGCCGAGAACGTGGCGGCCTATGGCCGCTACCTCGACCTGCGCAGTGACGTGGTGTTCGGTGGCGTCAAGGCCAACCCCCAGATCAACCGCCTGCGGGCCGGTGCCGACATCCTCGTGGCCACGCCGGGCCGGCTGCTCGATCTGCAGCAGCAGCGTGCGCTTCGCCTCGATCGGGTCGAGGTGCTGGTGCTGGATGAGGCCGACCGCATGCTCGACATGGGCTTCATCCGCGACATCCAGAAGCTGATCGCCCTGATGCCCCCGAAGCGGCAGAACCTGCTGTTCTCCGCCACCTTCAGCCCCTCGATCCGCAAGCTGGCCCAGGGTCTGCTGCACCAGCCGGTGCAACTCCAGGCCACTCCTGAAAACCAGGCGGCTCCCACCGTGGAGCACCTGCTCCACCCCTGCGACATGGCCCGCAAGCCTGAGCTGCTCACCCATCTGATCGCCAGCAACGGCTGGCAGCAGGTGCTCGTGTTCTCCCGCACCAAGCACGGCGCCAACCGCATGGCCGACCGCCTCAGCCAGGCCGGCATGGCGGCCGCCGCGATCCATGGCAACAAGAGTCAGGGGGCGCGCACCCGTGCCCTGGCGGGATTCAAGAGCGGTTCAGTGCGGGTGCTGGTGGCCACCGATCTGGCCGCCCGGGGCATCGACATCCACCAGCTGCCCCACGTGGTGAATCTGGATCTGCCCAACCAGGCCGAGGACTACGTGCACCGGATCGGGCGCACGGGCCGGGCGGGTCACCCCGGCCAGGCGATTTCGCTGGTGGCCGCGGAGGAAAGGGAACTGCTCGCGGCGATCGAGGGCCTGCTCGGCTCCAGGCTGCCCAGGCAGCCCGTGGCCGGATTCGAGCCCACCGTGCTGAACGCGCCACCCCTGGACCTCAGTGGTGGCCGGGGAGGACGCCGTGGTGCTGGTGGCGGTGGTTCCCGTGGCCGGGGCGGCGGACGCGGCGGGGCTGGGGGGCGTTCCAGCCGCTGA
- the acsF gene encoding magnesium-protoporphyrin IX monomethyl ester (oxidative) cyclase, with protein MVPPTAVADPSATPGAAIGTPDGPAIKDPAKDTILTPRFYTTDFEAMAAMDLRPNEVELEAICEEFRKDYNRHHFVRNAEFDGAADKLDPETRKVFVEFLEQSCTSEFSGFLLYKELSRRIKQKNPLLAECFAHMARDEARHAGFLNKAMSDFGLQLDLGFLTANKAYTFFKPKFIFYATYLSEKIGYWRYIAIYRHLQENPESKIFPIFNFFENWCQDENRHGDFFDALMKAQPDTVRGLQARLWCRFFLLAVFATMYVRDVARKEFYEALGLDARAYDKYVIDKTNETSARVFPVVLDVRNPRFWVRLERLVDNNAALTKADQSTAPAPLKALRKLPYWIANGAEMAKLFLMKPIRSEAFQPAVR; from the coding sequence ATGGTGCCTCCCACCGCCGTAGCCGACCCGAGCGCCACGCCAGGCGCCGCTATCGGCACCCCGGATGGCCCGGCCATCAAGGATCCGGCCAAGGACACGATCCTCACGCCCCGCTTCTACACCACAGACTTCGAGGCCATGGCGGCCATGGATCTGCGGCCGAACGAAGTGGAACTCGAGGCCATCTGCGAGGAGTTCCGCAAGGACTACAACCGGCACCACTTCGTGCGCAATGCCGAGTTCGATGGCGCTGCAGACAAGCTCGACCCCGAAACCCGCAAGGTGTTCGTGGAGTTCCTGGAGCAGAGCTGCACCTCGGAGTTTTCCGGCTTTCTGCTCTACAAGGAACTGAGCCGCCGCATCAAGCAGAAGAACCCCCTGCTGGCGGAGTGCTTTGCCCACATGGCCCGCGATGAAGCCCGCCATGCTGGCTTCCTCAACAAGGCGATGAGCGACTTCGGCCTCCAGCTCGACCTCGGCTTCCTCACGGCCAACAAGGCCTACACCTTCTTCAAGCCGAAATTCATCTTCTATGCCACCTACCTCAGCGAGAAGATCGGCTACTGGCGCTACATCGCCATTTACCGCCACCTTCAGGAAAACCCTGAAAGCAAGATCTTCCCGATCTTCAACTTCTTCGAAAACTGGTGCCAGGACGAAAACCGCCATGGCGATTTCTTTGATGCCCTGATGAAGGCCCAGCCTGACACCGTGCGTGGTCTGCAGGCAAGGCTCTGGTGCCGCTTCTTCCTGCTGGCGGTGTTCGCCACCATGTATGTGCGCGATGTGGCCCGCAAGGAGTTCTACGAAGCCCTGGGGCTCGATGCCCGCGCCTACGACAAGTACGTGATCGACAAGACCAACGAGACCTCCGCCCGGGTGTTCCCGGTGGTGCTCGACGTGCGCAATCCCCGCTTCTGGGTGCGGCTGGAGCGTCTTGTTGACAACAACGCCGCCCTCACCAAGGCCGATCAGAGCACTGCTCCGGCGCCCCTCAAGGCCCTGCGCAAGCTGCCCTACTGGATCGCCAACGGCGCCGAGATGGCCAAGCTGTTCCTGATGAAACCCATCCGCAGCGAAGCCTTCCAGCCGGCGGTGCGCTGA
- the mfd gene encoding transcription-repair coupling factor has product MPLSALVRQLQQAPLTAELLERSRRSTRLRLSGAGRAARTLISSALAGVAEAPLLVVVPTLEEAGRWAALLELMGWRSSQLYPTSEGSPYEGFDPTSEITWGQLQVLSELLDRESSAADRRRLAIVATERALQPHLPPPAALEARCISLRKGQTIPLEQLAATLAQLGYERVPTIEQEGTWSRRGDIVDVFPVSAELPVRLEFFGEELEKLREFDPTSQRSLDTTEVARLTPTGYTPLIAEALRQSMPAELDQLLAPEALEQLLEGGTPPGLRRLLGLAWQQPASLLDYLPEGTLIAVDERRQCLAHGQQWFEHAEEHHAELELELGGPLPAGLHRPPEQALAQAQAFAGFDLAELHESDGHANSFDLASRSVPAHPNAFGKLASLIKGFQQDRTRVWLLSAQPSRAVALLEEHDCITRFVPNPGDQPAIERLIEQNTPVALKLRGTAELEGLQLPAWKLVLISDREFFGQHALAASGYVRRRRKAASRTVDPGKMQPGDFVVHRNHGIGRFLRLEKLAIGGEERDYLVVQYADGLLRVAADQLGSLGRYRATSESPPQLNRMGGTAWTKAKERARKAVRKVALDLVKLYAARLKAQGFAFPADGPWQGELEDSFPYDPTPDQVKAIADVKRDMEKPEPMDRLVCGDVGFGKTEVAIRAIFKAVTAGRQVAMLAPTTVLAQQHWRSLSERFAPYPMKVSLLNRFRTSAERKVIQEGLAAGTVDVVVGTHQLLGKSTSFKQLGLLVVDEEQRFGVNQKEKIKALRKDVDVLTLSATPIPRTLYMSLSGVREMSLITTPPPLRRPIKTHLAGLDEEAVRSAIRQELDRGGQIFYVVPRVEGIEEVAEGLRQMLPGLRLLVAHGQMAEGELESAMVAFNAGEADLMLCTTIVESGLDIPRVNTILIEDAHKFGLAQLYQLRGRVGRSGIQAHAWLFYPGDASLSEAARKRLRAIQEFAQLGSGYQLAMRDMEIRGVGNLLGVEQSGQMELIGFDLYMEMLQESLAEIQGQDIPAVDDTQIDLPITAFIPGDWISENDEKIAAYRAAAGCGSKQALVELAAGWVDRYGAIPAPVNALLQLMELKLLAKRCGFSRIKPEKPNIALETPMEEPAFRLLRQGLPQHLHGRLVYQGGSGSTAKVLARGLGVLAMERQLEELMGWLKQMEAQIPGADGLNETQRAEQAAARNEAVLAV; this is encoded by the coding sequence ATGCCCCTCTCCGCCCTGGTGCGCCAGTTGCAGCAGGCGCCGCTCACCGCTGAGCTGCTGGAGCGCAGTCGGCGCAGCACCAGGTTGCGGCTGAGCGGCGCCGGCCGGGCCGCCCGGACCCTGATCAGCAGTGCCCTGGCCGGCGTGGCCGAGGCACCGCTGCTGGTGGTGGTGCCCACCCTGGAGGAGGCCGGACGCTGGGCGGCCCTGCTGGAACTGATGGGCTGGCGCAGCAGCCAGCTCTACCCCACCAGCGAGGGCAGCCCCTACGAGGGCTTCGACCCCACCAGCGAGATCACCTGGGGCCAGCTGCAGGTGCTCAGCGAGCTGCTCGATCGGGAATCGAGCGCAGCCGATCGGCGCCGCCTGGCGATCGTGGCCACAGAGCGGGCCCTGCAGCCCCACCTGCCCCCTCCAGCCGCCCTCGAGGCCCGCTGCATCAGCCTGCGCAAGGGCCAGACCATCCCCCTGGAGCAGCTCGCCGCCACCCTGGCCCAGCTCGGCTACGAGCGGGTGCCCACGATCGAGCAGGAGGGCACCTGGAGCCGCCGCGGCGACATCGTGGATGTGTTTCCGGTGAGCGCCGAGCTGCCGGTGCGGCTTGAGTTCTTCGGCGAGGAGCTGGAGAAGCTGAGGGAGTTCGATCCCACCAGCCAGCGCTCCCTCGACACCACCGAGGTGGCGCGCCTCACCCCCACCGGCTACACGCCGCTGATCGCCGAGGCCCTGCGGCAGTCGATGCCGGCTGAGCTGGATCAGCTGCTGGCCCCTGAGGCCCTGGAGCAGCTGCTGGAGGGCGGCACCCCGCCGGGGCTGCGGCGGTTGCTGGGCCTGGCCTGGCAGCAGCCCGCCTCCCTGCTCGACTACCTGCCGGAAGGCACCCTGATCGCCGTGGACGAACGGCGCCAGTGCCTGGCCCATGGCCAGCAGTGGTTCGAGCACGCCGAGGAGCACCACGCCGAGCTGGAGCTGGAGCTGGGCGGGCCGCTGCCGGCCGGGCTGCACCGCCCGCCTGAGCAGGCCCTGGCGCAGGCCCAGGCCTTCGCCGGCTTTGATCTGGCCGAGCTGCACGAGAGCGATGGCCATGCCAACAGCTTCGATCTGGCCTCCCGCTCGGTGCCGGCCCACCCCAATGCCTTCGGCAAGCTGGCGTCGCTGATCAAGGGGTTCCAGCAGGACCGCACCCGGGTGTGGCTGCTCTCGGCCCAGCCCTCGCGGGCGGTGGCCCTGCTGGAGGAGCACGACTGCATCACCCGCTTCGTGCCCAACCCAGGCGATCAGCCGGCGATCGAGCGCCTGATCGAGCAGAACACGCCGGTGGCGCTCAAACTCCGCGGCACCGCCGAACTGGAGGGCCTGCAGCTGCCCGCCTGGAAGCTGGTGCTGATCAGCGACCGGGAGTTCTTCGGCCAGCACGCCCTGGCCGCCAGCGGCTACGTGCGCCGTCGCCGCAAGGCGGCCAGCCGCACGGTGGACCCCGGCAAGATGCAGCCCGGCGACTTCGTGGTGCACCGCAACCACGGCATCGGCCGCTTTCTGCGGCTGGAGAAGCTGGCGATCGGCGGTGAGGAGCGCGACTACCTCGTGGTGCAGTACGCCGATGGGCTGCTGCGGGTGGCCGCTGACCAGCTGGGCAGCCTGGGCCGCTACCGCGCCACCAGCGAGAGCCCGCCCCAGCTCAACCGCATGGGCGGCACCGCCTGGACCAAGGCCAAGGAGCGGGCCCGCAAGGCCGTGCGCAAGGTGGCCCTCGATCTGGTGAAGCTCTACGCCGCCCGGCTCAAGGCCCAGGGTTTCGCCTTCCCCGCGGACGGCCCCTGGCAGGGCGAACTGGAGGACTCCTTCCCCTACGACCCCACCCCCGATCAGGTGAAGGCGATCGCCGATGTGAAGCGCGACATGGAGAAGCCCGAGCCGATGGACCGGCTGGTGTGCGGCGATGTGGGCTTCGGCAAGACTGAGGTGGCGATCCGGGCGATCTTCAAGGCCGTCACCGCCGGACGCCAGGTGGCCATGCTCGCCCCCACCACCGTGCTGGCCCAGCAGCACTGGCGCTCCCTGAGCGAGCGCTTCGCGCCTTACCCGATGAAGGTGAGCCTGCTGAATCGCTTCCGCACCAGCGCCGAGCGCAAGGTGATCCAGGAGGGTCTGGCCGCCGGCACGGTGGATGTGGTGGTGGGCACCCACCAGCTGCTGGGCAAGAGCACCAGCTTCAAGCAGCTGGGGCTGCTGGTGGTGGATGAGGAGCAGCGTTTCGGGGTGAACCAGAAGGAAAAGATCAAGGCGCTGCGCAAGGACGTGGACGTGCTCACCCTCAGCGCCACGCCGATTCCGCGCACCCTCTACATGAGCCTGTCGGGGGTGCGCGAGATGAGCCTGATCACCACGCCGCCGCCCCTGCGGCGGCCGATCAAGACCCACCTGGCCGGCCTCGATGAGGAGGCGGTGCGCAGTGCCATCCGCCAGGAGCTCGACCGCGGCGGCCAGATCTTCTATGTGGTGCCGCGGGTGGAGGGCATTGAGGAGGTGGCCGAGGGGCTGCGGCAGATGCTCCCGGGCCTGAGGCTGCTGGTGGCCCACGGCCAGATGGCCGAGGGGGAACTGGAGAGCGCCATGGTGGCCTTCAACGCCGGCGAGGCCGATCTGATGCTCTGCACCACGATCGTGGAGAGCGGCCTCGACATTCCCCGGGTGAACACGATCCTGATCGAGGACGCCCACAAGTTCGGCCTGGCCCAGCTCTATCAGCTGCGCGGCCGGGTGGGCCGCAGCGGCATCCAGGCCCATGCGTGGCTGTTCTATCCCGGCGATGCCTCCCTGAGCGAAGCGGCGCGCAAACGGCTGCGGGCGATCCAGGAGTTCGCCCAGCTGGGCAGCGGCTATCAGCTGGCCATGCGCGACATGGAGATCCGCGGTGTGGGCAACCTGCTGGGGGTGGAGCAGAGCGGTCAGATGGAGCTGATCGGCTTCGACCTCTACATGGAGATGCTGCAGGAGAGCCTGGCGGAGATCCAGGGCCAGGACATCCCCGCCGTGGACGACACCCAGATCGACCTGCCGATCACCGCCTTCATCCCCGGCGACTGGATCAGCGAAAACGACGAGAAGATCGCCGCCTATCGCGCCGCCGCCGGCTGCGGCAGCAAGCAGGCCCTGGTGGAGCTGGCCGCCGGCTGGGTGGACCGCTACGGCGCCATTCCCGCCCCGGTGAACGCGCTGCTGCAGCTGATGGAGCTGAAGCTGCTGGCCAAGCGCTGCGGTTTCTCGCGCATCAAACCCGAAAAACCGAACATCGCCCTGGAAACCCCGATGGAGGAGCCCGCCTTCCGGCTGTTGCGCCAGGGGCTGCCCCAGCATCTGCACGGCCGGCTGGTGTACCAGGGCGGCAGCGGCAGCACCGCCAAGGTGCTGGCCCGGGGGCTGGGGGTGCTGGCGATGGAACGGCAGCTGGAGGAGCTGATGGGCTGGCTGAAGCAGATGGAAGCCCAGATCCCCGGCGCCGATGGCCTCAACGAAACCCAGCGGGCAGAACAGGCCGCCGCCCGGAACGAGGCGGTGCTGGCGGTGTGA
- the fmt gene encoding methionyl-tRNA formyltransferase: MRLLFWGTPAYAVPSLEALVAAGHSVVGVVSQPDRRRGRGQQLLPSPVKQRALELELPVITPQRIRRDPETQAQLAALAADLSVVVAFGQILPPEVLAQPPLGCWNGHGSLLPRWRGAGPIQWSLLEGDAETGVGIMAMEAGLDTGPVLLEQRLPIGLLENARQLGERLSRLTAELLLEALPRIAAAGKGPEAERWRRLGLRPQSPEGMTYARLLTKDDYRIAWSDSALAIHRRVMGLYPGAHTCWRGQRLKLLATEPLVQRLAGQLSGEAAALCGRWPAAADPPATPSPQPGTVLAVEPGLGLVVASGGCPVLVREGQLEGKRACSGQALIQQLSALPGEALGAVAGEPAATATPA; the protein is encoded by the coding sequence ATGCGACTGCTGTTCTGGGGCACACCCGCCTACGCCGTGCCCAGCCTTGAGGCCCTGGTGGCGGCCGGCCACAGCGTGGTGGGGGTGGTGAGCCAGCCCGATCGACGCCGCGGTCGCGGCCAGCAGCTGCTGCCCTCACCCGTGAAGCAACGGGCCCTGGAGCTGGAGCTGCCGGTGATCACGCCGCAGCGGATTCGCCGCGACCCCGAGACTCAGGCCCAGCTGGCGGCCCTGGCTGCCGACCTCTCGGTGGTGGTGGCCTTCGGCCAGATCCTGCCGCCGGAAGTGCTCGCCCAGCCCCCTCTGGGCTGCTGGAACGGCCATGGCTCACTCCTGCCCCGCTGGCGCGGTGCAGGGCCGATTCAGTGGAGCCTGCTGGAGGGCGATGCCGAAACCGGGGTGGGCATCATGGCGATGGAGGCCGGCCTCGACACGGGCCCGGTGCTGCTGGAGCAGCGCCTGCCCATCGGCCTGCTGGAGAATGCCAGGCAGCTGGGCGAGAGGCTCTCCCGGCTCACCGCCGAACTGCTGCTGGAGGCGCTGCCCCGCATTGCCGCCGCCGGCAAGGGCCCTGAAGCTGAGCGCTGGCGGCGGCTGGGCTTGCGCCCCCAGAGCCCGGAGGGCATGACCTACGCCCGCCTGTTGACCAAGGACGACTACCGCATCGCCTGGAGCGACTCGGCCCTGGCGATCCACCGCCGTGTCATGGGCCTCTACCCCGGCGCCCACACCTGCTGGCGGGGCCAAAGACTGAAGCTGCTCGCCACCGAACCCCTGGTGCAACGCCTGGCGGGACAGCTGAGTGGCGAGGCGGCCGCCCTCTGTGGCCGATGGCCAGCCGCTGCTGACCCACCAGCCACGCCATCGCCGCAGCCCGGCACCGTGCTGGCCGTCGAGCCCGGCCTGGGGCTGGTGGTGGCCAGTGGGGGCTGCCCCGTGCTGGTGCGCGAGGGTCAGCTGGAGGGCAAGCGGGCCTGCTCCGGCCAGGCTCTGATCCAGCAGCTCAGCGCCCTTCCGGGCGAGGCCCTGGGGGCGGTTGCGGGTGAGCCTGCAGCAACGGCGACCCCGGCCTGA
- a CDS encoding TldD/PmbA family protein gives MVLSAAAPTLELFDQSWQARLELLLATGRAAGADLVEVFLERTDHLGLLAEQDTITSVSPSFGMGAGLRVFRDLRDGFVSTNDLSERGLLQALEQALGMLGLEAPAQNSGALRSAFAGLPALRDFAQTKRDWLQRCPVLQESSDKLLQATARLEQHGRHLQARRSQYARDWQEILVAASDGTFARDIRLHQSVGLNVLAADGDHRAGLGRRYGTSGRPDDLRHWDVEASAVDVCSSAASILYADYVQAGQMPAVLANRFGGVIFHEACGHLLETTQVERGTTPFAESIGEPIAHSAVTAIDEGLSDGAFGSLCIDDEGMEAQRTVLIENGVLQRFISDRAGEMRTGHQRTGSGRRQSHSFAAASRMRNTYIAPGPHSPEELIGSVDKGLYCKSMGGGSVGPTGQFNFAVEEGYLIEAGALTRPVKGATLIGEAKEVMPRISMCANDLDLAAGFCGSVSGSIFVTVGQPHIKVDSITVGGR, from the coding sequence GTGGTTCTCTCCGCCGCAGCGCCGACCCTTGAGCTGTTCGACCAGAGTTGGCAAGCACGGCTGGAGTTGCTGCTCGCCACGGGTCGGGCCGCCGGAGCGGACCTGGTGGAGGTGTTCCTGGAGCGCACCGACCACCTGGGCCTGCTGGCCGAACAGGACACGATCACCAGTGTGAGTCCCTCCTTCGGCATGGGGGCGGGCCTGAGGGTGTTCCGCGATCTGCGCGATGGCTTCGTGAGCACCAACGACCTCTCCGAGCGGGGGCTGCTGCAGGCCCTGGAGCAGGCACTGGGCATGCTCGGCCTGGAAGCTCCTGCCCAGAACAGCGGCGCCCTGCGGAGCGCCTTCGCCGGCCTGCCGGCCTTGAGAGATTTCGCCCAGACCAAACGCGACTGGCTGCAGCGCTGCCCCGTTCTGCAGGAGAGCAGCGACAAACTGCTGCAGGCCACCGCCAGGCTGGAGCAGCACGGACGCCACCTGCAGGCCCGCCGCAGCCAGTACGCCCGCGACTGGCAGGAGATCCTCGTGGCCGCCAGCGACGGCACCTTTGCCCGCGACATCCGGCTGCACCAGTCCGTGGGCCTGAACGTGCTCGCCGCCGACGGCGACCATCGCGCCGGCCTCGGCCGCCGCTACGGCACCTCAGGCCGGCCGGACGACCTGCGCCACTGGGACGTCGAGGCCAGCGCCGTGGACGTGTGCAGCAGCGCCGCCAGCATCCTCTACGCCGACTATGTGCAGGCGGGCCAGATGCCCGCCGTGCTGGCCAACCGCTTCGGCGGCGTGATCTTCCACGAGGCCTGCGGCCACCTGCTGGAAACCACCCAGGTGGAGCGCGGCACCACCCCCTTCGCCGAGAGCATCGGCGAGCCCATCGCCCACAGCGCCGTGACGGCCATCGATGAGGGCCTCAGCGACGGCGCCTTCGGCTCGCTCTGCATCGACGACGAGGGCATGGAGGCCCAGCGCACGGTGCTGATCGAGAACGGCGTGCTGCAGCGCTTCATCAGCGACCGGGCCGGCGAAATGCGCACCGGCCACCAGCGCACCGGCAGCGGCCGTCGCCAGAGCCACAGCTTTGCGGCCGCCAGCCGCATGCGCAACACCTACATCGCCCCGGGCCCCCACAGCCCCGAGGAGCTGATCGGTTCCGTCGACAAGGGCCTCTACTGCAAGTCGATGGGGGGCGGCAGCGTCGGCCCCACGGGCCAGTTCAACTTCGCGGTGGAGGAGGGCTATCTGATTGAGGCCGGCGCCCTGACCCGCCCGGTCAAGGGAGCCACCCTGATCGGCGAGGCCAAGGAGGTGATGCCCCGCATCTCGATGTGCGCCAACGACCTCGACCTGGCCGCCGGCTTCTGCGGCTCGGTAAGCGGCAGCATCTTCGTCACGGTGGGCCAGCCCCACATCAAGGTCGACTCGATCACCGTGGGGGGTCGCTGA